In a single window of the Candidatus Methylacidiphilales bacterium genome:
- a CDS encoding PqqD family protein: MTANAARYYAVFEKDIAHEIIDGEAIIIHFDTGNYYSLNTAGAMVWSWLDAGASQEEILDAFPGLSPDEIAEIEEFIKGLVSEKILHQVEAPARRDEASLPTKGGGPYLAPRFEKFNDMQQLLLSDPIHEVDEKGWPPAPADPSG, from the coding sequence ATGACCGCCAACGCCGCCCGCTACTATGCGGTATTTGAAAAGGACATCGCCCACGAAATCATCGATGGCGAGGCCATCATCATCCATTTCGACACCGGCAATTACTACAGCCTGAACACGGCCGGTGCCATGGTCTGGTCCTGGCTGGATGCCGGGGCCAGCCAAGAGGAAATCCTGGATGCCTTCCCCGGCCTCAGTCCGGATGAGATCGCGGAAATCGAAGAATTTATCAAGGGGCTGGTCTCGGAAAAAATCCTCCATCAGGTGGAGGCCCCGGCACGGCGTGACGAGGCTTCGCTTCCGACCAAGGGAGGCGGCCCATACTTGGCACCCCGTTTCGAGAAGTTCAACGACATGCAACAACTCCTTCTCTCGGACCCGATTCACGAGGTGGATGAAAAGGGGTGGCCGCCCGCTCCGGCTGATCCGTCGGGATGA
- a CDS encoding DUF4921 family protein, producing the protein MTPMPEIRKDPVVGRWVVFCPERLHRPMDYAFTRPHPEAATEDPFLAGNESFTPPEVYAVRENGGGPDTPGWSVRVVPNRFPALRVEGELNKEAVGFYDRMNGIGAHEVVVETPFPDKELDELELAQMVHVLKAWRARMQDLMKDGRFRYLMVFKNVGPLAGASQTHAHSQIIALPVTPIVLKEKLTAAREYFLAKDRNLFEDILRNELKARDRMVCENAGFGVFCPFASRFSFETCIMPRQQQADFHRVGDHDLVLLADALKRVLTAYRLGLDRPNYNLVLHTAPLRSPRPGHWQTLDFDFRWHIEILPRLTGVAGFEFGTGFYINPVLPEGAAQFLRGIKGEG; encoded by the coding sequence ATGACCCCGATGCCTGAAATCCGCAAAGACCCGGTCGTCGGCCGCTGGGTCGTCTTCTGTCCCGAGCGTCTCCACCGACCGATGGACTATGCCTTCACCCGGCCCCATCCCGAGGCCGCCACCGAGGACCCTTTCCTGGCAGGCAATGAGTCCTTCACCCCCCCGGAGGTTTATGCCGTGCGGGAGAACGGCGGCGGCCCCGACACCCCCGGATGGAGCGTCCGTGTCGTCCCCAACCGCTTCCCCGCCCTGCGCGTGGAGGGAGAACTCAACAAGGAAGCGGTCGGATTTTACGACCGCATGAACGGCATCGGAGCCCACGAGGTCGTGGTCGAGACCCCGTTCCCTGACAAAGAATTGGACGAACTAGAGCTGGCCCAGATGGTCCATGTCCTCAAGGCCTGGCGGGCCCGAATGCAGGACCTGATGAAGGACGGACGATTCCGCTACCTCATGGTTTTCAAGAATGTCGGCCCGTTGGCCGGAGCCTCGCAGACCCACGCCCATTCCCAGATCATCGCCCTGCCGGTCACCCCCATTGTACTCAAGGAAAAACTGACGGCGGCGAGGGAATACTTCCTGGCCAAGGACCGCAACCTGTTCGAGGACATCCTGCGCAATGAACTCAAGGCACGCGACCGCATGGTCTGTGAAAATGCGGGCTTCGGCGTATTCTGCCCGTTCGCCAGCCGCTTTTCCTTTGAGACCTGCATCATGCCGCGCCAGCAGCAGGCGGATTTCCACCGCGTGGGCGACCACGACCTGGTCCTGTTGGCGGACGCGCTCAAGCGTGTGCTGACGGCCTACCGTCTCGGCCTGGACCGCCCCAATTACAACTTGGTCCTCCACACCGCCCCCCTGCGTTCGCCTCGGCCCGGCCACTGGCAGACCCTGGACTTTGATTTCCGCTGGCACATCGAGATCCTGCCGCGGCTGACCGGTGTGGCGGGTTTCGAGTTCGGCACCGGCTTTTACATCAATCCGGTTCTGCCCGAGGGTGCGGCCCAATTCCTGCGCGGGATCAAGGGGGAGGGCTGA
- the rnr gene encoding ribonuclease R has product MPATSPLAPKVLRTLGHPDYQPINEDGIARKLKLSGPARDELAQTLRELADSGKIIRVRGDRWIVPEKAELLTGVISFNPKGFAFLLSETGDDDAYIPAEETGTALHQDLVVAQKIPSQAGRFRERVHARVIRVVKRRRASLVGTLQSGGRFFHVVPDDPRHLQNIYVTDPADSPLDPKPVLGDKVVVRPEDWKDRHLNPEGTIVEVLGKPGDPNVDILSVIRKYELPTEFPSAALAEVAQFSLDPQGHAFDPGPRLDLRGERVFTIDPDTARDFDDAIHIRPAGKGKWEVGIHIADVSYYVRAGGALDEEASKRGNSVYLVNQVIPMLPEELSNGLCSLLPHVDRLTHSVIVTLTETGRVVEERIARTLIHSQRRFTYQEAFARLQDQPRDDMDRDLHQAWALASNLRKNRMNNGSLDLDMPEVKVRLNDQGVPVALEKVEHDISHQLIEEFMLLANEVVARTLKNKHIPALYRVHEAPEPEKLAELRQTLLIQGIKVGDLTKRHEMQRASKAIAASPASYALKISLLKSLKRACYRSQPLGHYGLAKTNYTHFTSPIRRYADLVVHRSLLKPSERPKYKAGELEEVAARISATERNAAEAEQDTVRIKKLEFFQRQLTSGTPQSFPAVVVDVQNFGLFVEVPDFLVSGLIHISSLGSDFFNYDERQRRIIGNRSKKSFKVGDRLNVQVEKIDTQRHQIDFKLAGGTEAKRDERSSGRRGRR; this is encoded by the coding sequence ATGCCTGCAACCTCCCCCCTTGCACCCAAAGTGCTGAGGACCCTCGGTCACCCGGACTACCAACCAATAAACGAAGACGGCATCGCCCGTAAACTCAAACTTTCCGGACCGGCCCGCGACGAACTCGCCCAGACCCTCCGCGAACTGGCCGATTCCGGCAAAATCATCCGCGTGCGCGGCGACCGTTGGATTGTGCCCGAAAAAGCCGAATTGCTCACCGGGGTGATCAGTTTCAACCCCAAGGGCTTCGCCTTCCTGCTGAGTGAGACCGGTGATGACGACGCCTACATCCCGGCCGAGGAAACCGGGACCGCCTTGCACCAGGATCTGGTGGTGGCCCAAAAGATCCCATCCCAGGCCGGACGCTTCCGCGAGCGGGTGCACGCTCGCGTCATCCGGGTGGTCAAGCGGCGGCGGGCCTCCCTGGTCGGCACCCTCCAATCCGGCGGACGCTTCTTCCATGTCGTCCCCGACGATCCACGACACCTGCAAAACATCTACGTCACCGACCCCGCGGATTCACCCCTCGACCCCAAACCTGTACTTGGCGACAAGGTGGTGGTGCGCCCCGAGGACTGGAAGGACCGACACCTCAATCCAGAGGGCACCATCGTCGAAGTGCTGGGAAAACCCGGCGATCCCAACGTCGATATCCTGAGCGTCATCCGCAAATACGAATTGCCGACGGAATTCCCCTCGGCCGCCCTGGCCGAAGTGGCGCAGTTCAGCCTGGACCCGCAGGGACACGCCTTCGACCCCGGACCGCGCCTCGACCTGCGGGGCGAGCGCGTCTTCACCATCGATCCCGACACGGCCAGGGATTTTGACGATGCCATCCACATCCGTCCCGCGGGCAAAGGCAAATGGGAGGTCGGCATCCACATTGCCGACGTCTCCTACTACGTCCGGGCAGGAGGGGCCCTCGATGAAGAAGCCTCCAAGCGCGGCAACAGCGTCTATCTGGTCAACCAGGTCATCCCCATGCTCCCGGAAGAATTGTCCAACGGCCTCTGCTCCCTCCTTCCCCACGTTGACCGCCTGACCCACTCCGTCATCGTCACCCTCACCGAAACCGGCCGGGTGGTCGAAGAACGCATCGCCCGCACCCTCATCCACTCGCAACGCCGTTTCACCTATCAAGAGGCCTTCGCCCGGCTCCAGGACCAGCCGCGCGATGACATGGACCGCGACCTGCACCAAGCCTGGGCCCTGGCCTCCAACCTGCGCAAGAACCGGATGAACAACGGATCGCTCGACCTCGACATGCCGGAGGTCAAGGTCCGCTTGAACGACCAGGGCGTGCCCGTCGCGCTGGAAAAAGTCGAACATGACATCTCCCACCAGTTGATCGAGGAATTCATGCTGCTGGCCAACGAGGTGGTGGCGCGCACATTGAAAAACAAACACATCCCCGCCCTCTACCGCGTGCATGAAGCCCCGGAGCCGGAAAAACTGGCCGAATTGCGCCAGACCCTGCTCATCCAGGGCATCAAAGTCGGCGACCTGACCAAGCGCCATGAAATGCAGCGCGCCTCCAAAGCCATCGCCGCTTCCCCCGCCTCCTACGCGTTGAAAATCTCCCTGCTCAAGTCGCTCAAACGCGCCTGCTACCGCAGCCAACCCCTGGGCCACTACGGCCTGGCCAAAACCAACTACACCCACTTCACCTCGCCCATCCGCCGCTACGCCGATCTGGTGGTCCACCGATCGCTGCTCAAGCCATCCGAGCGTCCGAAATACAAAGCCGGGGAATTGGAGGAAGTGGCCGCGCGCATCTCCGCCACCGAACGCAACGCCGCCGAAGCCGAGCAGGACACGGTGCGCATCAAGAAGCTGGAATTCTTCCAACGCCAACTGACCAGTGGCACACCCCAGTCCTTCCCGGCGGTGGTCGTCGACGTGCAGAACTTCGGTCTCTTCGTCGAGGTGCCCGACTTCCTCGTCAGCGGCCTGATCCACATCTCCAGCCTGGGATCGGATTTCTTCAACTACGACGAGCGCCAGCGCCGCATCATCGGCAACCGGAGCAAAAAATCCTTCAAAGTGGGGGATCGCCTCAACGTCCAAGTGGAAAAGATCGACACCCAGCGCCACCAGATCGATTTCAAGCTGGCGGGCGGCACGGAAGCCAAGCGCGACGAAAGAAGCAGTGGTCGGAGAGGCCGCCGGTAA
- the glgA gene encoding glycogen synthase GlgA → MNILFATSELTPLAKTGGLGDVLAALPARLRDNGHSVSVVLPGYRAVFDSLPEVRDTGLRLTVPLGPGRATARILEGRTREGVKLLLVGKDEFFDRRGLYGNSEGDYTDNAHRFIFFSKVVVELAGHLRPRPEVLHLNDWQTAFAAAVVRQKRPSLRTVLTIHNLAYQGVFAPWDFDLTNLPGDWFHPGGMEFYGRLNLLKAGLVHADALTTVSPSYATEIQTPEFGCGLEGVLRGRSQDLNGILNGIDEAAWNPATDAFLRETYGPGDWEAKKACRARLLKAVGLDAERVTGPVFACISRLVPQKGLDLVAKVAPELAAQGGALVVLGSGLPQLEKKFLALAAEHPESLAVEIGFNEKLAHRIEAGADFFLMPSRFEPCGLNQMYSQRYGTIPIVHRTGGLADSVEDWRPRKKSGTGIVFAPCTTAALSKAIRRAFLVYGDPVAWDLIRRRAMARDFSWSAAAKSYEQIYRRVCGLESEASTPNNPLNTENP, encoded by the coding sequence ATGAACATTCTTTTCGCCACCAGTGAACTGACCCCCCTGGCCAAGACCGGCGGGCTGGGCGATGTGTTGGCCGCACTGCCCGCCCGTCTGCGCGATAACGGGCACAGTGTTTCGGTGGTTCTGCCCGGCTACCGGGCCGTTTTCGATTCCCTGCCGGAGGTCCGTGATACCGGTCTGCGGCTCACCGTCCCCTTGGGACCGGGCCGGGCCACGGCCAGGATTTTAGAGGGACGGACTCGTGAGGGAGTGAAGCTGTTGCTGGTGGGCAAGGATGAATTTTTCGACCGCCGCGGGCTTTACGGGAACAGTGAGGGGGATTACACCGACAATGCCCACCGCTTCATTTTTTTTAGCAAGGTGGTGGTGGAACTGGCGGGGCATCTGCGCCCCCGCCCCGAGGTCCTGCACCTCAACGACTGGCAGACCGCCTTCGCCGCCGCGGTGGTGCGGCAGAAACGGCCCTCCCTGCGCACCGTCCTGACCATCCACAACCTGGCCTATCAGGGCGTCTTTGCCCCCTGGGATTTCGACCTGACCAACCTGCCCGGTGATTGGTTTCATCCGGGCGGGATGGAGTTTTACGGGCGGCTCAACCTGCTCAAGGCCGGCCTGGTTCACGCCGACGCCCTCACCACCGTCAGTCCCTCCTACGCGACGGAGATCCAGACCCCGGAATTCGGATGCGGGCTGGAGGGGGTCCTCCGTGGGCGGTCGCAGGATCTGAATGGCATTCTCAATGGCATCGACGAGGCGGCATGGAACCCGGCCACGGATGCCTTCCTCCGTGAAACGTACGGGCCCGGGGATTGGGAGGCGAAGAAAGCCTGCCGTGCGCGCTTGCTCAAGGCGGTCGGTTTGGATGCGGAACGCGTGACCGGCCCGGTCTTCGCCTGCATCAGCCGGCTCGTCCCGCAAAAAGGATTGGACCTGGTGGCGAAAGTGGCCCCCGAATTGGCCGCGCAGGGCGGCGCCCTCGTCGTGCTCGGTTCCGGTCTGCCCCAGTTGGAAAAGAAATTCCTCGCCCTGGCCGCGGAACACCCGGAGTCTTTGGCGGTGGAAATCGGTTTCAACGAAAAGCTGGCCCATCGCATCGAGGCCGGGGCGGATTTTTTCCTCATGCCCTCCCGCTTCGAACCCTGCGGGCTCAACCAAATGTACAGCCAGCGTTACGGCACCATTCCGATCGTACACCGCACCGGCGGGCTCGCCGATTCGGTCGAGGACTGGCGGCCACGCAAGAAATCCGGGACCGGCATTGTTTTTGCTCCCTGCACAACGGCGGCCCTTTCCAAGGCCATCCGCCGGGCCTTCCTGGTTTACGGCGATCCGGTAGCCTGGGACCTCATCCGTCGCCGGGCGATGGCCAGGGATTTTTCCTGGTCCGCCGCCGCGAAGTCCTATGAACAGATTTACCGCCGTGTCTGCGGCTTGGAAAGCGAAGCCTCCACCCCCAACAACCCACTCAACACGGAAAACCCATGA